A single region of the Actinoplanes sp. SE50/110 genome encodes:
- a CDS encoding YbaB/EbfC family nucleoid-associated protein — protein MADTAPGLGPDLHPGAAQSGADDDGLVRVRLGPDGRMLSLEVDARWPDRLPGPEALTAAILTAYRQALLKRMAARLLTDPAAAPLPDVTDAHWLAGIRDALDGTLRRICPTGPARHPAGGDGA, from the coding sequence ATGGCGGACACGGCGCCCGGGCTCGGCCCCGACCTGCACCCGGGTGCCGCCCAGTCCGGCGCGGACGACGACGGCCTGGTCCGGGTCCGGCTCGGACCGGACGGCCGGATGCTGTCGCTGGAGGTCGACGCGCGCTGGCCGGACCGGCTGCCCGGGCCGGAGGCGCTGACCGCGGCGATCCTCACGGCGTACCGCCAAGCGCTCCTGAAACGCATGGCGGCCCGCCTGCTCACCGATCCGGCGGCGGCGCCGCTGCCGGACGTCACCGACGCCCACTGGCTCGCCGGGATCCGCGACGCCCTGGACGGCACGCTGCGCCGGATCTGTCCAACCGGCCCGGCCCGGCACCCCGCCGGCGGAGACGGCGCATGA